The proteins below come from a single Drosophila busckii strain San Diego stock center, stock number 13000-0081.31 chromosome X, ASM1175060v1, whole genome shotgun sequence genomic window:
- the LOC108605653 gene encoding DNA ligase 4 has product MDIASTIKFRDICEMMEKVKAARNTQRKEIVLKRYYESFCKHRLAFRQSAGLTENDPEEGNSSFYAVLRLLIPGADTARDNYGLQITNLGRIYTSVLQLAADSDDAIRLKHRAWTAQRDYADVVHAVLLPRCHNAASNLTLQQLHEMLDTIANEDSEVKKRELVRFTELASAKEQKWLIRILLKAMSLGIGEQRIFALLHPLAKDMYQRCTDLSRVCKLLADNKLSVDSTSNESVNLNSFIEPFQLIRPMLCERFPGKIEELMQSDVLYVETKMDGERFQLHYARERFKYISRNGADYTRSFGASFEAGTLTPQLRGLLPMGMESIILDGEMMVWDTQQLRYRDKGENTDVKHLKPERSWRPCYVVYDLLYLNGQSLLDMTYAQRSYKLQELLKEQTGVLQVMKSRKIGSVQQFNEVFQQMLDSNAEGIVLKKQNSVYSPGVRIGGGWYKDKADYIEGLITEFDVLIIGGFYNRKRTFIESFLLGVLKPGSDANRAEVFSIGCVANNTRQRSVLHHELAPHWHEASREPPPLWYHYKPNEKEGCPDVWIKPSDSIILQVKAADLAPYSAFFTPKSLHFPRTQLMRDDKVWDECMTLAEYTQLCQGRAGIKKLNKRAVQSDDFTVERKRLRPSLAQRARLGLAAYEKRFDAQTVGSSSQLLEGFSVCILSGSRAHSKQQLQTLAAEHGAQIVQNPLPNDAKCICIAGDMVFLVERLMKQTPRLNDVLRMDWLLRICEQQQLELRPRDVLAATEALQAQFKHSFDALGDSYTDTFASVEELQLVLRDISDEQLQSAHFEPAELLDLKQQLSGD; this is encoded by the exons atggaTATAGCAAGTACAATTAAATTTCGCGATATATGCGAAATGATGGAGAAAGTTAAAGCGGCGCGTAATACACAGCGCAAGGAAATAGTGCTAAAGCGTTACTATGAATCCTTTTGCAAGCATCGCCTGGCGTTTCGCCAAAGCGCCGGCCTAACGGAAAATGATCCGGAGGagggcaacagcagcttttATGCCGTGCTGCGTTTGTTAATACCGGGCGCTGATACCGCTAGAGACAACTATGGACTACAAATAACAAATCTGGGCAGAATCTACACCAGcgtgctgcagctggcagcagaTT CTGATGATGCTATACGTCTGAAGCATCGCGCTTGGACAGCACAACGGGATTATGCAGATGTGGTGCATGCtgtgttgttgccacgctGCCACAATGCGGCAAGTAATCTGAccttgcaacagctgcacgAAATGCTGGACACCATAGCCAATGAGGATAGTGAAGTTAAGAAACGTGAGCTTGTGCGCTTTACCGAGCTCGCCTCGGCCAAGGAACAAAAGTGGCTCATACGCATTTTGCTCAAGGCCATGTCCTTGGGCATAGGTGAGCAACGCAtctttgcgctgctgcatCCTTTGGCCAAAGACATGTATCAACGCTGCACGGACTTGTCGCGCGTCTGCAAGCTGCTGGCAGACAATAAACTTTCGGTGGACAGCACATCAAATGAGAGTGTGAATCTGAATTCGTTTATAGAACCTTTTCAGCTGATACGTCCGATGTTGTGTGAACGTTTTCCTGGCAAAATCGAGGAGCTCATGCAGTCCGACGTGCTCTATGTGGAAACCAAAATGGATGGCGAGCGCTTTCAGCTGCACTATGCACGTGAGCGCTTCAAATATATATCACGCAATGGCGCTGATTATACAAGAAGCTTCGGAGCTAGCTTTGAGGCCGGCACATTGACGCCGCAGCTGCGTGGGCTGCTGCCCATGGGCATGGAGTCGATTATACTGGATGGCGAAATGATGGTGTGGGATACACAGCAGCTGCGCTACCGTGACAAAGGCGAGAATACGGATGTCAAGCATCTGAAGCCAGAGCGCAGCTGGCGTCCATGTTATGTTGTCTATGACTTGCTGTATCTGAATGGCCAGAGCTTGTTGGATATGACGTATGCGCAGCGTAGCTATAAGCTGCAGGAGCTGCTTAAGGAGCAGACGGGCGTGCTGCAAGTTATGAAGAGTCGTAAGATTGGATCAGTGCAGCAGTTCAATGAGGTGTTTCAACAAATGCTCGACTCCAATGCGGAGGGCATTGTGCTGAAGAAACAAAATTCTGTATACAGTCCAGGTGTGCGCATTGGCGGCGGCTGGTACAAGGATAAAGCAGAT TATATTGAAGGCTTGATTACGGAATTCGATGTGCTCATCATTGGCGGCTTTTACAACCGCAAACGCACCTTCATTGAATCCTTTCTGCTGGGCGTGCTCAAGCCTGGCAGCGATGCCAATCGGGCCGAGGTCTTTAGCATTGGCTGTGTGGCCAATAATACGCGTCAACGCAGCGTGCTGCATCATGAGCTGGCGCCACATTGGCATGAGGCTAGCCgcgagccgccgccgctttgGTATCACTATAAGCCCAACGAAAAGGAAGGCTGTCCCGATGTCTGGATCAAGCCAAGCGATTCCATTATATTGCAGGTTAAAGCAGCGGATCTGGCGCCATATAGCGCGTTCTTTACGCCCAAGTCCTTGCACTTTCCGCGCACACAACTCATGCGCGACGATAAGGTGTGGGATGAGTGCATGACGCTGGCGGAATATACGCAGCTGTGTCAG GGTCGAGCGGGCATTAAAAAGCTGAACAAGCGTGCCGTCCAAAGCGATGACTTCACCGTGGAGCGCAAGCGACTGAGGCCCAGTTTGGCGCAACGTGCTCGCCTTGGACTGGCAGCCTATGAGAAGCGCTTTGATGCGCAGACTGTCGGCAGCAGCTCGCAGCTGCTGGAGGGCTTCAGTGTTTGCATCTTGAGCGGCTCACGTGCgcatagcaagcagcagctgcagacgcTGGCCGCCGAGCATGGCGCGCAAATTGTGCAGAATCCTTTGCCCAATGAtgccaaatgcatttgcattgccgGCGACATGGTTTTTCTGGTGGAGCGTTTAATGAAGCAGACGCCACGTTTGAATGATGTGCTGCGCATGGATTGGCTGCTGCGCAtctgtgagcagcagcagctggagctgcgtCCCAGAGATGTGCTGGCAGCTACGGAAGCGTTGCAGGCGCAGTTTAAACACAGCTTCGATGCGCTGGGCGATAGCTATACGGACACGTTTGCCAGTGTAGAGGAACTGCAGCTGGTGCTGCGGGATATAAGCGACGAGCAGTTGCAGTCGGCGCACTTTGAGCCAGCAGAGCTGCTGGacctcaagcagcagctgagtgGCGACTGA